In the genome of Pusillimonas sp. T7-7, the window ATCATCCCGACAAGGTCAGGGCGATTCCTTCCGGCATGAGCTCGATCACTCCGCATTTGGTGTGCGCCAACGCATCCGAAGCCATCGACTTCTACAAGCGCGCCTTCGGCGCCATCGAGATGGCCAGGCTGGAGGGCCCCGACGGCAAGATTGCCCATGCTTATTTACACATAGGCAATTCCGCCATTTTTCTGTTCGACGAAAACCCCCAATGGGGCGCGCAAGGTCCCTTGGCGCTCAAGGGTACGCCCGTCAGCCTGCATCTGTATGTGGACAACGCTGATGAGGCAGCCAAAAAAGCAGTGGCTGCCGGCGCCAAGCAGGTTATGGAGGTCCAGGACATGTTCTGGGGCGACCGCTACGGGATGCTGGAAGACCCTTATGGCCATCGCTGGTCGGTAGCGACGCACATCAAGGATCTGAGCCCTGAAGAGATCAAGAAGGCGTCCGAAACCATGTTCACCGCAGGCGGCTGCGCGGGCGAGGCTCAACAGACGGCATGAGCTCAAGCGGGGCAGCCGCATGGTGCTTATTATGCTTTTGCGGCGGACCCTAGCGTGGGCTTGGCAAGCTGATCATCTGATTCGTCGTTTTTGAAACGCTGATACAGGGTCGCAACAAGCGGGCCCGAGATGTTGTGCCAGACGCTGAAGATGGCGCTGGGCACGGCGGCCAGCGGCGAGAAGTGGGCCGAGGCCAGGGCAACGCCCAGGCCGGAATTCTGCATGCCGATCTCAATGGACAGCGTCTTGCGCTTGGCAACCGACAGCCCGGCCAGTTTAGCCAGCCAATAGCCCAGCAGCAGACCCAGGCCATTATGCAAGACTACGACGGCGAAGATCGTCAGCCCTGTGGTGGCAATCTTTTCCTGGCTGACGGCGACCACCGCGGCAACAATCGCCACGATGGACACCACCGATACCAATGGCAGCAAGGCAACGCAGGCCTTGACCTTTTCACGCAGGAATGATTGCGCCACTATACCCAGGATGATGGGCAGGATCACCACCTGGACAATAGACCAGAACATGGCCGCAGCGTTGACCTCCAGCCATTGGCTGGCAAGCAAATAGATAAGCGCTGGCGTGACCACGGGCGCCAGCAGCGTGGTGACTGAAGTAATGGCGACGGACAGGGCCACATCGCCGCGTGACAGGAAAGTCATGACGTTGGAGGCGGTGCCGCCGGGGCAGCAGCCGACCAGAATCACGCCCACGGCGATTTCAGGGGGCAGTTGCAGTGCCGTGCTGAGCAGCCAGGCCAAGGCGGGCATGATGATGAACTGGCCCAGCACGCCTATGGCTACCGTGCGGGGGCGCTTGAACACCTCGGCAAAGTCGTTCTTGGACAGGGTCAGCCCCATGCCGAACATGATGATGCCCAGCAGCGGCACGATATAGGGTGCGATCCATGTGAATTGCTCGGGGGCGAAGAAGGCGAGTATTGCAAAGAGCAATACCCAGATGGCAAATGTTTTGCCAACAAAAGTGCTCAGGCGGGCGATAGCCTGCATGGTTGATGTCCTTAATGGGTTTGGGCGACCGAGCTGCATGCCGTGCGGGTGCACAAGGCTGCATAGGCTGGTCTGCCTGACTAGTCGAATGGGTTGACGCCGCAGTCGGGGTTTGCGGGCGAAACGCGGGGGTGGGCGCGCCGGCAAATGCCGCGCAGATCATGCGCTGGGCAGAAAAAACAAAGCCGGCGGAGTGTGCCGGCGTATCGCGGTAAACCCTTATTGTACTCCTGTTTTTTATGCTGATTAATCGGTTCGTCATGCTTGCTCATTGCGGCAGGATCGGTATTGTCATGGGTGATAATACGGGGCCGCCCCTTTTTGAGTTTTCCATGAGTTTTTCGTCAAACCAGTTGAAAGCCTACGGCTGCCTGGCCTTGTCCATGTCGCTGGTTGGCGCTTATGTGGCGTTGACCAAACCGTTGGCCCTGGTGCTGCCGGTTTTTCTGCTGGGCTGGATGCGTTTCGGCATAGGCGCGATCGCCATGTTGCGCTGGATCCGCAAGCCCGCCTCGGAACCGACCCTGTCGGTGCAGACCCGATGGCTGATCTTTCTTGAGTCTTTCCTGGGCAATTTCCTGTTCACCTTGTGCATGATCGTGGGCGTGAGCATGACCAGCGCGGTGTCGGCCGGCGTAATCATGTCGTCCATTCCCGCTACGGTTGCAGTGCTGAGCCGGGTGTTCCTGAAGGAAGCGATCAGTGCCAGGGTATGGGCGGCGATAGCTTGCGGCGTACTGGGCATAGGCCTTTTGTCTTTGACGCAGACGCCCGGGACTGGCAATGCTTTGGATTTGCCGGGCGGCGATTCGTCAAGGCAGTGGCTGGGCAATTTGCTGATCTTTGGCGCCGTGCTGTGCGAAGGCTCTTATGCCGTGATAGGCAAGAAGCTGACGGCCGTGCTCGGCCCCAAGCGTATCAGCGCGGTCATCAATTTATGGGGTTTCGTACTGATGACGCCCATGGGTTTGTATACGGCGCTGCAGTTCGACTTTACTGCGGTTGACCCGAGTATGTGGCTGCTCTTGCTGTTCTACGGGCTGGCCGCCAGCGTATGGACGGTCTGGCTGTGGATGGTGGGCCTGAAGTCGGTGCCTGCCTCGCAGGCAGGCGTCTTTACCGTGATGCTGCCCATCAGCGCCGCCCTGGTGGGCGTGCTGGTGTTGGGTGAAAACCTGGGCGGCATGCAGCTGTTGGCATTTGCCATCGCCTTGGCCGGTTTGCTGCTTGCTACACTGCCATCGCGGGGCATGAAAGCATCACACTAGTCTTGCGGCGCGCAGGCGTATTCCACGATCAGTTGGGCTGATGTAATGCCGTTCCATACGTTCAGATCCAGCCTGTAGGCCACGTCGGCACGCTCGGGCAGCATGTCGGCATGATTGAACCAGATGGCGTCAAAGCGCTGGTGTCCGCGCTCCAGGCTCAGTTTCAGATGCTTTTCCTTGAGCAGCCGCTGCTGGCGCACCTGGAAGGTGTCGCGGAAAATCGGTGCGGGAAAACCGGCGCCCCAGACTTGCTGCTGCAGCAGGCTGGCCACTTCGGCATTGGCGTAGCCCGTTTCCAGAGAGCCATCGGTTTCTATGACGGGATCGAAACTGGCCTTGCCGCTCATTTCCCTGACTGCGCTGTCGAAAGCCTTGATAAATACTTCATAAGCGTCTTCGCGCAGCGTCAGGCCGGCCGCCATGGCGTGGCCGCCGAATTTAAGAATGATGCCGGGGTGGCGTTTCGAGACCAGATCCAGCACGTCGCGCAGATGCACGTCGG includes:
- a CDS encoding nuclear transport factor 2 family protein, whose product is MDAAGSNTGQAEVKAAIASWLKAVYSRDADAIIAHYTPDLVAYDAVLQLQFKGQQAYKDHWKACFEMCGGPMVFEPKDLEVQVSGDLANVHGLISCGGADESGKVHSSWMRMTSSYRKVGGKWLIAHEHFSAPFDMMSWKALFDLDPDHPDKVRAIPSGMSSITPHLVCANASEAIDFYKRAFGAIEMARLEGPDGKIAHAYLHIGNSAIFLFDENPQWGAQGPLALKGTPVSLHLYVDNADEAAKKAVAAGAKQVMEVQDMFWGDRYGMLEDPYGHRWSVATHIKDLSPEEIKKASETMFTAGGCAGEAQQTA
- a CDS encoding bile acid:sodium symporter family protein; translation: MQAIARLSTFVGKTFAIWVLLFAILAFFAPEQFTWIAPYIVPLLGIIMFGMGLTLSKNDFAEVFKRPRTVAIGVLGQFIIMPALAWLLSTALQLPPEIAVGVILVGCCPGGTASNVMTFLSRGDVALSVAITSVTTLLAPVVTPALIYLLASQWLEVNAAAMFWSIVQVVILPIILGIVAQSFLREKVKACVALLPLVSVVSIVAIVAAVVAVSQEKIATTGLTIFAVVVLHNGLGLLLGYWLAKLAGLSVAKRKTLSIEIGMQNSGLGVALASAHFSPLAAVPSAIFSVWHNISGPLVATLYQRFKNDESDDQLAKPTLGSAAKA
- a CDS encoding DMT family transporter, producing the protein MSFSSNQLKAYGCLALSMSLVGAYVALTKPLALVLPVFLLGWMRFGIGAIAMLRWIRKPASEPTLSVQTRWLIFLESFLGNFLFTLCMIVGVSMTSAVSAGVIMSSIPATVAVLSRVFLKEAISARVWAAIACGVLGIGLLSLTQTPGTGNALDLPGGDSSRQWLGNLLIFGAVLCEGSYAVIGKKLTAVLGPKRISAVINLWGFVLMTPMGLYTALQFDFTAVDPSMWLLLLFYGLAASVWTVWLWMVGLKSVPASQAGVFTVMLPISAALVGVLVLGENLGGMQLLAFAIALAGLLLATLPSRGMKASH